The following proteins are co-located in the Pseudarthrobacter siccitolerans genome:
- a CDS encoding transferase, whose product MNAKFVSVEDDAGKVTRYVRHANGGGLIGPGAIVADTARIGPMTYVEHGARIGSGCRIGHGSWIDRDATIGDRAVIGDGVRIGRGTVVGSRVHIGSHSRIGSGVLIEHGVHLHTDTTVPDGGHVPLGPHVRVGDQAKNRPHRKSKGRMAA is encoded by the coding sequence ATGAACGCGAAGTTTGTATCAGTTGAAGACGACGCCGGGAAGGTCACCCGCTATGTCCGCCATGCCAACGGCGGCGGGCTTATCGGTCCCGGTGCCATCGTCGCCGACACCGCCCGCATCGGGCCGATGACGTATGTGGAGCACGGCGCGCGGATCGGCTCGGGCTGCCGGATTGGCCATGGCAGCTGGATTGACCGCGATGCGACCATTGGCGACCGCGCGGTGATCGGTGACGGCGTGCGGATCGGCCGTGGCACAGTGGTGGGCAGCCGGGTGCATATCGGAAGCCATTCGCGGATTGGCTCCGGCGTCCTGATTGAGCACGGGGTGCACCTGCACACCGACACCACAGTTCCTGACGGCGGGCACGTCCCCTTGGGTCCGCACGTACGCGTCGGTGACCAGGCGAAGAACCGGCCGCACCGGAAGAGCAAAGGCCGGATGGCGGCCTGA
- a CDS encoding cysteine hydrolase family protein, whose protein sequence is MIALLVIDMQNAYFEAPELAARQEDLVASCNRLLEAFKASGHKALMVGTEHERDKSTWTLNMLDDDQGFIFRGSRQAEAVPGLAIDGLPQLNKTRDSAFVGTNLLSRLRNWGAEEVVLAGVSTHNCIAQTGADAFAHNLRVTYAEEAMASEDSQDAADMLRILSSTYRQPVQSTEEILARLAP, encoded by the coding sequence ATGATTGCCCTTCTTGTCATCGACATGCAGAACGCGTACTTCGAGGCGCCGGAACTGGCAGCCCGGCAGGAGGACCTGGTGGCGTCCTGCAACAGGTTGCTCGAGGCTTTCAAGGCCAGCGGGCACAAGGCTTTGATGGTGGGCACCGAGCACGAACGCGACAAATCCACATGGACGCTGAACATGCTCGACGACGACCAGGGCTTTATCTTCCGCGGCAGCAGGCAGGCCGAAGCTGTGCCCGGGCTGGCCATCGACGGCCTGCCCCAGCTGAACAAAACGAGGGACAGCGCCTTTGTGGGCACGAACCTGCTGTCCCGCCTCCGCAACTGGGGTGCGGAGGAGGTGGTGCTCGCCGGCGTCTCCACCCACAACTGCATCGCCCAGACCGGCGCCGACGCCTTCGCCCACAACCTCCGGGTCACCTACGCGGAGGAAGCCATGGCCTCCGAGGACAGCCAGGACGCGGCGGACATGCTGCGCATCCTGTCCAGCACCTACCGCCAGCCCGTCCAGTCCACTGAGGAGATCCTCGCGCGGCTGGCACCCTAG
- the ureE gene encoding urease accessory protein UreE, translating to MIIEKVLGNLHELPDPHAYANLHQEKVVLPSAQLVKRIQRATTDHGKEIGIRLPSGAGDLRDGDILHVEKSNMIVVSVLPTDVLVIAPRSIHEMGVVAHSLGNRHLQAQFFDSASEYGADVMVCAYDHTVEDYLRHVGVPYTRQERVMPVPFRHAEHSH from the coding sequence GTGATCATCGAAAAAGTCCTCGGCAACCTGCACGAACTGCCGGACCCGCACGCCTATGCCAACCTGCACCAGGAAAAAGTGGTCCTGCCCAGCGCCCAGCTGGTCAAACGCATCCAGCGCGCCACCACCGACCACGGCAAGGAGATCGGCATCCGGTTGCCCTCCGGCGCCGGCGACCTGCGCGACGGCGACATCCTGCACGTGGAAAAATCCAACATGATCGTGGTGTCAGTGCTGCCCACCGACGTGCTGGTGATCGCGCCCCGTTCGATACACGAGATGGGCGTCGTGGCCCACTCCCTCGGCAACCGGCACCTCCAGGCCCAGTTCTTCGACTCGGCGTCCGAGTACGGGGCCGACGTCATGGTGTGCGCCTACGACCACACAGTCGAGGACTACCTTCGCCACGTCGGAGTGCCCTACACCCGCCAGGAACGCGTCATGCCTGTGCCTTTCCGCCATGCTGAGCATTCGCACTAA
- a CDS encoding HoxN/HupN/NixA family nickel/cobalt transporter yields the protein MTAITNIATLYREREALPLRTRLLCMFGAVAALHAAAIVLLLAGSTGSTGSTGSTGGTGAQALTWGLVLTAYLAGVKHSYDWDHLAAIDNSTRKFAADRQDPVSVGFAFSLGHSSVVTLAGVLVTAGAAVVGDVMQDGSAGNLVLGLIGSGVSGLFLLAMGLFNGSAFARSARAYRRARAGAAVDPLDLQPQGLVARLLARPLSRVRRPRNIYVIGFLFGLGFDTATTIGLLMMTTAASLAGVPPFALLALPLAFTAAMTLCDSLNGMAMMRMYRSAIADPLRKLGFNALVTGISAVSALFIAVITLGGFTNAAFAVEDPVTGWLGSIDLGDAGLLLVALLLAVWAAAALKVRLTGSSRP from the coding sequence ATGACAGCCATCACGAACATCGCCACCCTGTACCGGGAGCGGGAAGCACTGCCGCTGCGGACCCGCCTGCTGTGCATGTTCGGTGCGGTCGCCGCCTTGCACGCAGCCGCCATCGTACTTTTGCTCGCCGGCAGCACCGGCAGCACAGGCAGCACGGGCAGCACGGGCGGCACAGGTGCGCAGGCGCTCACCTGGGGCCTGGTCCTGACCGCCTATCTCGCCGGCGTGAAGCACAGCTACGACTGGGACCACCTCGCGGCCATCGACAACTCCACCCGCAAGTTTGCGGCAGACCGGCAGGACCCGGTGAGTGTCGGGTTCGCCTTCAGCCTGGGCCACAGCTCCGTGGTGACGCTCGCCGGTGTCCTGGTGACCGCAGGCGCCGCGGTGGTGGGGGATGTGATGCAGGACGGCTCCGCTGGCAACCTGGTGCTCGGCCTGATCGGCAGCGGCGTTTCCGGGCTGTTCCTGCTGGCGATGGGCTTGTTCAATGGCTCGGCGTTCGCCCGCTCGGCCCGCGCCTACCGCCGGGCACGGGCCGGAGCTGCCGTCGATCCGCTGGACCTCCAGCCGCAGGGACTGGTGGCCCGGCTTCTCGCCCGGCCGCTGTCCCGGGTGCGGCGGCCGCGCAACATCTACGTGATCGGCTTCCTGTTCGGTCTGGGCTTTGACACCGCCACCACCATCGGTTTGCTGATGATGACGACGGCGGCGTCCCTGGCCGGGGTGCCGCCCTTCGCCTTGCTGGCACTGCCGCTCGCGTTCACCGCCGCCATGACCCTGTGCGATTCCCTGAACGGCATGGCCATGATGCGGATGTATCGGTCAGCCATCGCTGACCCGCTAAGGAAACTGGGCTTCAACGCCCTGGTGACAGGCATCTCCGCTGTGTCCGCCTTGTTCATCGCCGTGATTACGCTGGGCGGCTTCACCAACGCGGCATTCGCCGTGGAGGACCCGGTCACCGGATGGCTCGGGTCCATCGACCTGGGCGATGCAGGCCTGTTGCTCGTGGCGCTGCTGCTGGCGGTGTGGGCCGCTGCGGCATTGAAGGTGCGGCTGACGGGCAGCTCGAGGCCGTAG
- a CDS encoding HhH-GPD-type base excision DNA repair protein, protein MDGMELHITGDPAADKLLSEDAFALLTGMLLDQQVTMESAFAGPEKIRTRIGSIAPEAIASQEPQAFVEMFKERPAVHRFPGSMAARVQALAEAVQNEWDGDAAAIWTKGNPDGAEVLRRLKALPGFGEQKAKIFLALLGKQRGLQAPGWREAAGHYGEEGSYLSVADIVDPGSLVKVRASKQAAKAAAKAAKAKD, encoded by the coding sequence ATGGACGGCATGGAACTGCACATCACGGGGGATCCCGCCGCGGACAAGTTGTTGAGTGAAGACGCCTTTGCGCTGCTGACGGGCATGCTGCTGGACCAGCAGGTGACCATGGAATCAGCCTTCGCGGGCCCGGAGAAAATCCGTACCAGGATCGGGTCCATCGCCCCGGAAGCAATCGCATCCCAGGAGCCTCAGGCCTTCGTGGAGATGTTCAAGGAACGCCCTGCTGTCCACCGCTTCCCGGGCTCAATGGCGGCCAGGGTCCAGGCGCTCGCGGAAGCAGTCCAGAACGAATGGGACGGTGACGCCGCCGCGATCTGGACCAAGGGCAACCCGGACGGCGCCGAAGTCCTGCGCCGGCTCAAGGCCCTTCCCGGCTTCGGGGAGCAGAAGGCCAAAATCTTCCTCGCCCTGCTGGGCAAGCAGCGCGGCCTCCAGGCGCCGGGCTGGCGGGAGGCCGCCGGGCACTACGGCGAGGAAGGTTCGTACCTCTCGGTCGCGGACATCGTTGATCCCGGGTCCCTGGTGAAAGTCCGCGCCAGCAAGCAGGCGGCCAAAGCCGCAGCGAAGGCGGCGAAGGCAAAGGACTGA
- a CDS encoding LacI family DNA-binding transcriptional regulator encodes MAVTMNDVARAAGVSLKTVSNVLNDYEFIRPATKQRVQDAIAELGYEANLTARSLRSGKTRMLGLVLSDLSAPYYAELASRLMKAASQRGYRVLVEQSDAVADAELNALQGPFRQLTDGLLFTPLAMDADAIAGRLGNKPLVMLGEHILDPRFDLVTMKNEEAAAALTAHLVAGGRRRIAVLGAHADESGGSAGLRLNGYRRALEKAGFPFDPALIAPCEWRRDGGAAAVAGLLDRGVEFDAVFGLNDAMALGALHELLIRGVKVPEQVAVAGFDDIDEARFASPSLTTVSPGMAEIAERSIALLIDRIEAHEMAEQGVHVEAGFQLQIRESAP; translated from the coding sequence ATGGCGGTCACCATGAACGACGTTGCACGGGCAGCGGGGGTGTCGCTGAAAACGGTCTCCAACGTCCTCAACGACTACGAGTTCATCCGTCCTGCCACCAAGCAGCGGGTCCAGGATGCCATCGCCGAGCTGGGCTACGAGGCCAACCTGACAGCACGCAGCCTCCGCTCCGGCAAGACCCGCATGCTGGGCCTGGTCCTGTCCGACCTCTCTGCCCCTTATTACGCCGAGCTGGCTTCGAGGCTGATGAAGGCCGCATCGCAGCGCGGTTACCGGGTCCTGGTGGAGCAGTCCGATGCCGTGGCGGATGCGGAACTGAACGCCCTGCAGGGGCCGTTCCGCCAGCTCACCGACGGCCTGTTGTTCACCCCGTTGGCCATGGACGCCGACGCGATTGCCGGCCGCCTGGGCAACAAACCACTGGTGATGCTGGGCGAACATATCCTTGATCCACGGTTCGATCTGGTCACCATGAAAAACGAGGAAGCCGCCGCAGCATTGACAGCGCACCTGGTGGCGGGTGGCCGCCGTCGGATCGCAGTCCTTGGCGCCCACGCGGACGAGTCCGGCGGAAGCGCCGGGCTCCGGCTCAACGGCTACCGGCGCGCACTGGAGAAGGCAGGATTCCCCTTCGACCCCGCCCTGATCGCGCCCTGTGAATGGCGCCGCGACGGGGGTGCAGCGGCCGTGGCCGGGCTCCTGGACAGGGGTGTCGAATTCGACGCGGTGTTCGGGCTGAACGATGCCATGGCCCTCGGAGCCCTGCACGAGCTGCTCATCCGCGGCGTCAAGGTGCCGGAGCAGGTGGCTGTGGCCGGTTTTGATGACATCGACGAGGCCCGGTTCGCCTCGCCCTCCCTGACCACGGTTTCACCCGGCATGGCCGAAATCGCCGAGCGTTCCATCGCCCTGCTCATCGACAGGATCGAAGCGCATGAGATGGCGGAGCAGGGCGTGCACGTGGAAGCCGGGTTCCAGCTGCAGATCCGCGAATCCGCACCCTAG
- a CDS encoding urease accessory protein UreD gives MGELELRVALRGQRSVAAHQYHRGALRVLRPHYLDDSGQVCYVVVNPGGAYLGADLFVLDVEVGDGADLLLTTQSATKVYRTPGSFAEQRMSLRLGEGARLELVPDQLIAYREASYRQRTSVTVRPSSSLVMAEVVTPGWSPDGAAFRYEEVRLRNAIHVETDEGSRLLALDNLLIRPPMGDVTGLGFMEGFSHLGSLIVVDARVDPALADELHHLTSVHDALTGISLTRTVEGTTGLVLRSLSNSTGELNLLLGACTALLRKQWYGQEPLDLRKH, from the coding sequence ATGGGGGAGCTTGAGCTTCGGGTCGCCTTGCGCGGTCAGCGTTCAGTTGCGGCGCATCAGTACCATCGGGGCGCTTTGAGGGTCCTTCGCCCGCACTATCTGGATGACTCCGGGCAGGTTTGTTATGTCGTTGTGAATCCGGGGGGCGCTTATCTTGGTGCGGACCTGTTTGTCCTCGATGTTGAAGTCGGGGACGGTGCTGACCTTTTGCTCACCACCCAGTCCGCCACGAAGGTTTACCGGACTCCTGGTTCGTTTGCTGAGCAGCGGATGAGCCTGCGGCTGGGGGAGGGGGCCCGGCTGGAGCTGGTGCCCGACCAGCTCATTGCCTACCGGGAGGCCAGCTACCGGCAACGGACCTCCGTGACGGTCCGGCCGTCGTCGAGCCTGGTGATGGCTGAAGTGGTGACTCCGGGGTGGTCTCCGGACGGAGCCGCTTTCCGGTACGAGGAAGTGCGGCTGCGGAACGCGATCCACGTTGAAACGGACGAAGGCAGCCGGCTCCTGGCGCTCGACAACCTGCTGATCCGGCCACCGATGGGGGATGTCACCGGGCTGGGGTTCATGGAGGGTTTCAGCCACCTCGGGTCGCTGATCGTTGTCGACGCCCGCGTGGACCCGGCGCTCGCGGATGAGCTTCACCACCTAACGTCGGTGCATGACGCCTTGACCGGTATTTCACTGACCCGCACCGTCGAGGGAACCACCGGCCTGGTCCTTCGCTCTCTCTCCAACAGCACCGGAGAACTGAACCTCCTTCTCGGCGCCTGCACGGCCCTCCTCCGCAAGCAGTGGTACGGGCAGGAACCACTGGACCTGAGGAAGCACTGA
- the ureC gene encoding urease subunit alpha, with amino-acid sequence MSFEIPRRQYADLYGPTTGDAIRLADTDLFLEIEKDLTVYGEEVVFGGGKVIRDGMGQNGQATRDEDIPDTVITNAVILDYTGIYKADVALKDGHIFRIGKAGNPQITDGVDIVIGASTEIIAGERKILTAGGVDTHIHFISPDQIPTALTSGVTTMIGGGTGPAEGTKATTVTPGKWHIQRMLQAAEGFPVNIGLFGKGHASAVEPLAEQIRAGAIGLKVHEDWGSTTSSIDMSLTVADEYDVQVAIHTDTLNECGFVEDTIRAINGRVIHTFHTEGAGGGHAPDIIKIAGMPNVLPASTNPTLPYTRNTIEEHLDMLMVCHHLNPDIPEDVAFADSRIRAETIAAEDVLQDLGIFSITSSDSQAMGRVGEVITRTWQVADKMKKQRGVLEDPRGDKAADAHGSAGSDNFRLKRYVAKYTINPAIAQGIADSVGSVEVGKFADLVLWDPAFFGVKPELVLKGGQIAYALMGDANASIPTPQPRTMRPMFGSFGKAVQQCSITFLSQAAIDAGVPHELGLEKVIRPVSGIRTLTKADLKYNDATPDIQVDPETYQVTVDGEDVTCEPADVLPMAQRYFLF; translated from the coding sequence GTGAGCTTTGAAATTCCCCGCCGGCAATACGCCGATCTTTACGGCCCCACCACGGGCGACGCCATCCGCCTGGCAGACACGGACCTGTTCCTCGAGATTGAGAAGGACCTCACGGTCTACGGCGAGGAGGTGGTGTTCGGCGGCGGCAAGGTTATCCGGGACGGGATGGGCCAGAACGGCCAGGCTACCCGGGACGAGGACATCCCCGACACCGTCATCACCAACGCGGTAATCCTGGACTACACCGGCATTTACAAGGCGGACGTCGCCCTCAAAGACGGGCACATCTTCCGGATCGGCAAGGCCGGCAACCCGCAGATCACTGATGGCGTGGACATCGTGATCGGCGCCAGCACCGAGATCATCGCGGGGGAACGCAAGATCCTTACCGCCGGGGGCGTGGACACGCACATCCACTTCATCTCCCCGGACCAGATCCCCACGGCACTGACCAGCGGCGTGACGACGATGATCGGCGGCGGCACCGGCCCCGCCGAAGGCACCAAGGCCACCACCGTGACCCCCGGAAAGTGGCACATCCAGCGGATGCTGCAGGCGGCTGAGGGATTCCCCGTGAACATCGGCCTGTTCGGCAAGGGCCACGCATCCGCCGTCGAACCCCTGGCCGAGCAGATCCGCGCCGGGGCCATCGGCTTGAAAGTCCACGAGGACTGGGGGTCCACTACCTCCTCGATCGACATGTCCCTGACTGTGGCCGACGAATACGACGTCCAGGTGGCCATCCACACCGACACGTTGAACGAGTGCGGGTTCGTGGAGGACACCATCCGTGCCATCAACGGCCGCGTCATCCACACTTTCCACACCGAAGGCGCCGGCGGCGGGCACGCCCCGGACATCATCAAGATCGCCGGGATGCCCAACGTCCTGCCGGCGTCCACCAACCCCACGCTGCCGTACACGCGCAATACCATCGAAGAGCACCTGGACATGCTGATGGTCTGCCACCACCTCAACCCGGATATCCCTGAGGACGTCGCCTTCGCCGATTCCCGGATCCGGGCCGAGACCATCGCCGCCGAGGACGTGCTGCAGGACCTCGGCATCTTCTCCATCACCTCCTCGGACTCGCAGGCCATGGGCCGTGTGGGTGAAGTCATCACCCGCACGTGGCAGGTGGCGGACAAGATGAAGAAGCAGCGCGGCGTCCTGGAAGACCCCCGCGGGGACAAAGCAGCCGACGCTCACGGCAGTGCGGGCAGCGACAACTTCCGGCTCAAGCGCTACGTGGCCAAGTACACCATCAACCCGGCCATCGCCCAGGGCATCGCGGACTCGGTGGGCTCCGTGGAAGTGGGTAAGTTTGCGGACCTGGTGCTGTGGGATCCGGCCTTCTTCGGCGTGAAACCGGAGCTGGTGCTCAAAGGCGGCCAGATTGCCTACGCACTCATGGGCGACGCCAATGCCTCCATTCCCACCCCGCAGCCCCGCACCATGCGTCCGATGTTCGGCTCGTTCGGCAAGGCAGTCCAGCAGTGCTCCATCACGTTCCTTTCGCAGGCAGCCATCGACGCCGGGGTGCCCCACGAGCTGGGGCTGGAGAAGGTTATCCGGCCCGTCTCGGGAATCCGCACCCTCACCAAGGCCGACCTCAAGTACAACGACGCGACCCCGGATATCCAGGTGGACCCGGAAACCTACCAGGTGACGGTCGACGGCGAGGACGTCACCTGCGAGCCCGCCGACGTCCTGCCCATGGCCCAGCGCTACTTCCTGTTCTAG
- a CDS encoding urease subunit gamma: MHLMPREQEKLLIVVAADLARRRQARGLKLNYPEAVAVISYELIEGARDGRTVAELMSYGTTLLGREDVMEGVPEMIHDVQIEATFPDGTKLVTVHDPIR, translated from the coding sequence ATGCATCTCATGCCCCGTGAGCAGGAAAAGCTATTGATCGTGGTGGCCGCCGATCTGGCCCGCCGCCGCCAGGCCCGCGGACTCAAGCTCAACTATCCCGAGGCCGTTGCCGTCATCAGTTACGAGTTGATCGAGGGGGCCCGGGACGGCCGCACCGTCGCCGAGCTGATGAGCTACGGCACCACCTTGTTGGGCCGGGAGGACGTGATGGAAGGCGTGCCGGAAATGATCCACGACGTGCAGATCGAGGCAACTTTCCCGGACGGCACCAAGCTCGTCACCGTCCACGACCCCATCCGCTGA
- a CDS encoding urease accessory protein UreF, which translates to MNYQLALQQLVDSALPTGAFAHSFGFESYVASGVVADEASFGRWLSAFIGQQLTYSDGLAVRFFYEGWDVGELDSLLSASLLPRQVREASVKMGLRLLEIGSEVFPSTELGVYRDLVTNGCAAGHQPLAFAVVARSLGVPLREALAAYLFATVTSLTQNAVRAIPLGQNAGQRLLRQAADDVAAAVECIPHLTPDDFGAVTPGLEISQMRHERQRARMFMS; encoded by the coding sequence ATGAATTACCAGCTTGCCTTGCAGCAATTGGTTGATTCCGCTTTGCCTACTGGGGCTTTTGCGCACTCCTTCGGTTTTGAGAGCTATGTTGCTTCGGGGGTGGTCGCTGATGAGGCTTCTTTTGGGCGGTGGCTCTCAGCGTTTATTGGGCAGCAGTTGACCTATTCCGATGGCCTTGCCGTTCGGTTTTTTTATGAGGGCTGGGATGTTGGGGAGCTGGATTCTTTGCTCTCTGCTTCGCTTTTGCCTCGGCAGGTTCGGGAGGCCTCTGTCAAGATGGGCTTGCGGCTGCTGGAGATTGGCAGTGAGGTGTTTCCGTCGACTGAGCTGGGGGTGTATCGGGACTTGGTGACCAACGGCTGCGCCGCGGGGCATCAGCCGCTGGCGTTCGCCGTCGTCGCCCGTTCGCTCGGTGTGCCGCTGCGGGAAGCGCTCGCCGCCTACCTTTTCGCCACCGTCACGTCCCTGACCCAGAACGCCGTCCGCGCCATCCCACTGGGGCAGAACGCCGGCCAGCGGCTGCTGCGGCAAGCGGCCGACGACGTCGCTGCCGCCGTCGAATGCATTCCGCACCTGACGCCGGACGACTTCGGGGCCGTCACCCCCGGACTCGAAATTTCACAAATGCGGCACGAACGCCAACGTGCACGGATGTTCATGAGCTAA
- the arfA gene encoding arabinosylfuranosidase ArfA, which yields MDRAFMVGPVRRRTFGAFVEHLGRCVYTGIFEPEHPTADGDGFRGDVLELTRELGVSTVRYPGGNFVSGYRWEDGVGPADKRPVRLDLAWHSTDPNLVGVDEFAKWSAKAGVETMMAVNLGTRGTQEALDLLEYCNIDGGTAFSDQRRANGAENGYGIKMWCLGNEMDGPWQIGHKNALEYGRLAADTARGMRMIEPDLELVACGSSGPTMSTFGEWERVVLSETYELVDLISAHQYFEDFGDLQEHLSAGHRMETFIHHIVSHIDHVKSVKKSTRQVNISFDEWNVWHMSRDESRAPTGKDWPVAPVLLEDTYTVADAVVVGDLLVTLLKNTDRVHSASLAQLVNVIAPIMTEPGGRAWKQTTFHPFALTSRHASGTVLQLAVESPLVSGGKTAGFAAVSAVATYDADKGEAVVFAVNRSATDSLGLDAMVSGLGNVRVLEALTYANKDPYWQATADDSTSVLPAENVSAKADGGRLTAELPAVSWSMIRLAVGQ from the coding sequence ATGGACCGTGCCTTCATGGTGGGGCCGGTCCGCCGCCGCACCTTCGGTGCCTTCGTGGAGCACCTCGGCCGCTGTGTTTACACCGGCATCTTCGAGCCGGAACACCCCACGGCGGACGGGGACGGCTTCCGCGGCGACGTACTGGAGCTGACGCGCGAACTCGGCGTCTCAACGGTGCGTTATCCGGGCGGCAACTTCGTGTCCGGCTACCGCTGGGAGGACGGCGTGGGCCCCGCGGACAAGCGCCCCGTCCGGCTCGACCTCGCCTGGCACTCCACAGACCCCAACCTCGTGGGTGTGGACGAGTTCGCCAAGTGGTCAGCCAAGGCCGGTGTGGAAACCATGATGGCAGTGAACCTCGGAACCCGCGGCACGCAGGAAGCGCTGGACCTCCTGGAGTACTGCAATATCGACGGCGGCACGGCCTTTTCGGACCAGCGCAGGGCCAACGGGGCGGAAAACGGCTACGGCATCAAGATGTGGTGCCTGGGCAACGAGATGGACGGGCCATGGCAGATCGGCCACAAGAACGCCCTCGAGTACGGACGGCTCGCTGCGGACACCGCCCGCGGCATGCGCATGATCGAACCCGACCTCGAGCTTGTGGCATGCGGCAGCTCCGGGCCGACGATGAGCACCTTCGGCGAATGGGAGCGGGTGGTCCTCTCCGAGACCTACGAGCTGGTGGACCTGATTTCGGCGCACCAGTACTTCGAGGACTTCGGCGACCTGCAGGAACACCTCTCCGCCGGCCACCGGATGGAAACTTTCATCCACCACATCGTGAGCCACATCGACCACGTGAAGTCGGTGAAGAAATCCACCAGGCAGGTCAATATCTCCTTTGACGAATGGAACGTCTGGCACATGAGCCGGGACGAATCGCGTGCGCCAACCGGCAAGGACTGGCCCGTTGCCCCAGTCCTGCTCGAGGATACTTACACCGTTGCGGACGCCGTCGTCGTCGGGGACCTCCTGGTGACCCTGCTCAAGAACACTGACCGCGTCCACTCAGCCAGCTTGGCGCAGCTGGTTAACGTGATCGCCCCCATCATGACCGAGCCCGGCGGCCGCGCCTGGAAGCAGACCACATTCCACCCGTTCGCGCTCACCTCCCGCCACGCCTCCGGAACCGTGCTGCAGCTCGCCGTCGAATCCCCGCTGGTCAGCGGCGGCAAGACCGCCGGCTTTGCCGCCGTGTCCGCCGTCGCTACGTATGACGCAGACAAAGGCGAGGCCGTAGTGTTCGCCGTCAACCGCTCGGCCACTGACTCGCTCGGCCTGGACGCCATGGTGTCCGGCCTGGGCAACGTGCGGGTGCTGGAAGCTCTCACCTACGCGAACAAGGACCCCTACTGGCAAGCGACGGCGGATGATTCGACCTCGGTCCTGCCGGCCGAGAACGTCTCGGCCAAGGCCGACGGCGGCCGCCTCACCGCCGAGCTGCCGGCAGTGTCCTGGTCCATGATCCGGCTCGCCGTCGGCCAGTAG
- a CDS encoding urease subunit beta: protein MIPGEYILRPEPVTANAGREAIDVVVTNTGDRPVQVGSHFHFAEANAALAFDREAAYGRRLDIPAGTAARFEPGDSRNVRLIELAGSREVYGLSNAVNGKLAQPGHEEKDAQ, encoded by the coding sequence ATGATTCCAGGAGAGTACATCCTTCGCCCCGAACCGGTGACGGCGAATGCCGGGCGGGAGGCGATCGACGTCGTTGTCACCAACACCGGCGACAGGCCCGTCCAGGTGGGCTCGCACTTCCACTTTGCCGAAGCCAACGCCGCTCTGGCCTTTGACCGCGAAGCAGCCTATGGCCGCCGGCTGGACATACCGGCAGGGACCGCCGCCAGGTTCGAACCGGGGGACTCCCGGAACGTCCGGCTGATCGAACTCGCCGGCAGCCGCGAGGTGTACGGGCTCAGCAATGCGGTCAACGGCAAACTGGCTCAGCCCGGCCATGAAGAGAAGGACGCCCAGTGA
- the ureG gene encoding urease accessory protein UreG produces the protein MTEPIKIGIGGPVGAGKTQLVERLTRHMSGEISMAAITNDIYTIEDAKILAANGILPVDRIIGVETGGCPHTAIREDTSMNTAAIEELKARHPDLQVIFVESGGDNLSATFSPELVDFSIYIIDVAQGEKIPRKAGQGMIKSDLFIINKTDLAPHVGADLNVMEKDSKDFRGDRPFCLTNLKTDEGLDKVIEWIRHDILMLDLAQ, from the coding sequence ATGACTGAACCCATCAAAATCGGCATCGGCGGACCGGTGGGCGCCGGCAAGACCCAGCTCGTGGAGCGCCTCACCCGGCACATGAGCGGCGAAATCTCCATGGCCGCCATCACCAACGACATCTACACCATCGAGGACGCCAAAATCCTCGCCGCCAACGGCATCCTCCCCGTAGACCGGATCATCGGGGTCGAAACCGGCGGCTGCCCGCACACCGCCATCCGCGAAGACACCTCCATGAACACCGCCGCCATCGAGGAACTCAAAGCCCGGCACCCCGACCTGCAGGTCATCTTCGTCGAATCCGGCGGCGACAACCTCTCCGCCACCTTCAGCCCCGAACTCGTCGATTTCTCCATCTACATCATCGACGTGGCCCAAGGCGAGAAAATTCCGCGCAAAGCCGGCCAGGGCATGATCAAATCCGACCTCTTCATCATCAACAAAACCGACCTCGCCCCACACGTCGGGGCGGATTTGAATGTAATGGAGAAAGATTCGAAGGACTTTAGAGGGGATAGGCCTTTTTGTTTGACTAACCTGAAAACTGACGAGGGCCTGGACAAGGTCATTGAATGGATCCGGCACGACATCTTAATGCTCGACCTGGCGCAATAG